The sequence below is a genomic window from Brettanomyces bruxellensis chromosome 9, complete sequence.
AGTTCGATCCATGTATCATTATAGAAAAGATGATTACTTGAAAATGAGATTTTTGAAGCAGTGTAATAAATCTATATTACTTTCACATGACTGGCCAAATAAAATCACAGAGTATGGGGATACGAAACTTTTGTTACGCAGAAAGccatttttcaagaaggaCATTCAACATGGTGAATTAGGATCACCAGCAAATCAAGAATTATTAGATCATTTAAAAccattatattattttgcCGCGCATTTACACGTGGTATATCGAGCAAAGATTGATTGGAATAAAAAGAGATATTCCGATGGCAATGATTCTTCCAGCAAGCGAGTCAAGACAGACTTAAAGGCGAAGAACATCAACGAAATAGAATTGGATATAAGTGACttggaaatggaaaatggtTTAAGTGCGATTGAAAAGAGTGAGCCACGCACACAAGGATCCTTGAGTCCAACAAACTTCCTCGCATTAGATAAATGTCTCTCTGGAAGACAATATGTTGAAGTTCTAAATGTTCCACTAACAAATAGCAAACACCCATCGACCCAGCATAGCAATCCTGATTTATATCTCGATCCTGAGTATATAGCGGTAATGAAATCGGTGAACAAGCATTACAAGGATTGGGAAGGTCTTAACTACGAACAGATTCTCAAACCAAGCAAAGATTTCGAGGACTTGGTGGAAGCGGATACCGTgcaaatgttgaaaattttcGACGAGTTAGATTCTGATGAATATGATCGTTTGTTTGCGATTAATGAGCATTCGTTTGTACAAACGGCAGATCCGAAGACAAGTATTGTTCAAGAATACCAGAACCCTCAAACCGAAATCTTTAAAGAAAGATTTAGCTAATAACtgttttttgaatttcttgGGCGATCTGACGAAGTTTCGGATCTTTCGCTTCCTTACAACAATATGTTATAATTGAGCCTAATTTAGATCTCACAGtttgataaatttttgaCGTACTGGCTGAAATGTTCAATAAATTTGctaaaatataaaagcaACGTAGCTGAATTTCCTCATCGGCCATTTTATCAACCATCACATCCATAAAGTGATCCATAAAGAATTCCGATTGGCATAGCAGTTGTCCAATAATATTATAATCACTTGAATTGGCAAAGATATTTAACACTGCAATTTGAGAGTCTCTGTCAACTAAGTTGATAAGTTGGCATAATCTCCGAAAATGCTGGTAATTTTCATCACTCTTTGTATTCCAGTTAAAGAATTTTTCGGAGCACATTGGTGAAAGCATAAGGTTTGAAAGAAGTTCTAGATCAGTACGTTGAATCTGATAATTTTCGCTCAAAGTAAGATTATAAATAGAAGACCATCCTAGTCGTAAAAcgatattttttattttcatctcaTCCACGGAAGTCAAGTTTGTAAGAGCGACAATAGCCTCGAAGCAATCAATCGCATTCAATTGATCTTCCGGTAATCCATCTAATGGGGTTTTTCCAACTCTGCCGCCGGTATCAATGTCGTATTGAACAATTTCTTCCAATAAGAATGCCACCGGCGTGAAAATATCGAATTTTTGGTAGAAAAGAACTTTTGGATTATGGCTCATAATAATTTTTGCAAGTGCGCTGATAGCCTTTTGACGTACCTGCGGGAAGATTATTGGTTTCTTCATTTCACAAAAGGTATCTGGATTATACTTGATACCATCTGAATGTGAAGCCAAGTATGAAAGTAAAATTCCCAATCCACCATGTTTGACAACATCTGTTCGAATTGATTTATTATTGCAGAGATTATgaataatataaatagcCTGCTCTATAATTCCGGATgtctgaaattttttgatgatcTTACTTATCATCCCTAATAAATCTTTGGACTTCATTAaacttgttgaaaatttgattacttcttcttttgtatCCTTTCTTGATACTTTGAGCTTTTTTCCTGTTCTAGGATCCATCTGTGACAGTTCGGCATAGCTTCGAAGCTTTTCCATGGACTGTTGCTTTTCAGAACTTGTCGACGGAATCATCGTAAGAATATTCACGATGCACAACGTACCATAACTTATCTCATTGctgttttccaaaaatttatCTTCAATCAAAGCCGTAAGAAAATTATCATCCTTGCGAAGTAATCTTTTGATTTCCGGACTCAATGATAGAAATGCGAGGCCTTCGACACTATATGCTGTTATTTTATGATTATATTGACTTAAAAGGCCATTTATGAGAATTTCAGATATAAAGCTAAGGGATAAAGCATGtccttccttttcaaatgattttctttcaatacACTTGTATATCTTTATTACAACTGTTCCTGCAAGGCATTCTAATTCAAGCTCATCGTTTGTACTGTTGCCAACCTTTAACGTTTTGACTAATAACCCAAGGTACATTTTTGCAATCAATTTCCGGCATGCCTCATCAATGCAAGCTCCTGAAAAGACTAACAGAATACTTcgtaaattttttccaccaTCGAAAAGCAATTGTTCCTTTCTACTTGTCAGCAAAAACGTGATTTCATTTGCAAGAAGCTTAACCATAATATCGTCTTTCAGAAACGTATTTGTACAAACGTTAGGTAATACCGAATAAAGTACGCCCAATATCTCAATTGATGCATATCTATCTGCTCGTGTATCAGCCATTGttgttatatcatccaATATTGATATTATCTCATTGCCTAACTTGATTTCGCCAAATGCGTCTTTCAAGGTCAGAATTATCATTAATGATAAACTTCTTGTATCATCGTAGCGCATGTAATCCAAAATGCAACCCAGCACTGGAACAATAtctttaagaaaaaaattggctgattcttgcttttttagAATATATAGAAATGACTTTAAATCTTTGATTGAAGACTTCATAACTTTTGTTCGATTAACACCACCATTGATCATATTTTCGTGATCGAACTTTAATTGGGATTTAAGGGTATTCATCTCAGGTTATACTTTCTTTCATGTAGTACTTTCTCAATCTTGTTTCAATGGAATTCGCTTTTAATTATAGCTATACACAAACACTGGAGTAGTACATGCTGTTGACCACGCATGGATGCAGACAATGACGTTTACgttcaaaaaattgaagaccCAAATGTTTCAcagaaataattatgcACGGATGTGTTTACGATTGTGAAAACGATTGTGAAAACTTTGACTTCCCTTTAACTTCCctaccaaaaaaaaaaggtcgGCGTCGCGGAATCACATGaatccttctttcttatcctttttttcaaacttttcaactACATTGCAACATTCGGACGTTTTTATCTGCGATAGCAGggacaaaaatgaaagcagacatacaataataattattttcaaaaaagaaaatggggTCCTTCCTATCTTAATCTTATCTCAGGGTTTAAATCGAACAATGGAAATATATGCAGCTCGAAAAAATTAACATGCAAAAGTACACTTGATAAGATAAGCAACGGTGCCGTGGGCGCGGGCTACAAAGTCCAAAccaaggaaaaaaaaaagcggaTGAAAAAATTCGGGGCCCTCTCGGTGTTCGAAAACTAAAGGTTATCACCGATATTAAGTCCGAACATTAAGTCCGAACATTAAGATGCCCGAACATTTTTTAACACTGCCTAATACGGCTGGAGCTGTTCGACACGTTCCTGTGGACTGCCCGGTGGAAATGTTTGTGACAAGTAAGTGTGGTATAATTCCTATTACTGCGGAATGTTCTTACAGTTGCCCCAtgtttttcctttttcaccAAGGTCGTGAATCGTTGTAGAATAATTCTGTGTCAAGGAGTGCAAAAATATTGCATTCTTCTATTTTGTGTCAAATTTTACACAATTGTCAGAATGCAGAATGTTTTTAATTATCAAGTCAcatctttattattttctttcctctttccTTACCCCTTTCCCTTCTCCATCTAAGTGCATTGCTTTCAGCCTGGAAAATATTGTGTTTCTTATCTACAGAAATGCATAATGACATATAGAATTATAGCTGTATATCTTAGTAAGCTGTTCcggggaaaaaaatctGGCTGCCTTAATGTAGAGTGTGGATGAATCAGAAAGTTTGACACCGCAGAATATTTGCAGTATTTGCTATTGCGCCACCTATTAAATTTTTCCGTTACACGCCAAGCCGTCCGCTTGAACACACGGCAGCAACGGTTTTTTTAACATATTATTTTAGTAGGACTATTACAGTCGGCATCCCTTGCGGCAATTACTTCCCTAGaagcattttttattgttattttcaataatgCCATTTTAAATTGTATTGTTATGTATTCCTGCATGAAgttcctttttttatttgttgaaCCCCTGCTCAGCTCCGTCAACACTACCTGATCGGAAATAAAATGTCAATAGtgaataatattttcaagcaaACGGTTATCATTCCCTGAGTTCAGTTCCGAACCAAATAATACAAAGTTTTAAACATGGTAACCATTATGGCGTAAACTATACATAAACCGGCCGAACGAAACCagacaaaaataaagaacaaaaaactaaaatatGTTTGGtagaaaattttttactAAAAAAGAGAACTGCAGAAAACAATAGGAATCGCGGTAGGCTTTAGCCCATCTCCAATTAATCTACCcttatttctcttttttttaagcaGAATTCCAAAATAACAATACAACTGTTGAAAATATACCTTTCAAACAAAGAAATGCCGTAGAGATCTTGTGGGACTGAGCCGATGacggaaaaataaaaaggtgTGGTGGCACGGTATCACTAATGTATGGGGTGATCGACAGCTCAACTAAATGGAAGATGCAGAAAGATTTTACCGACTTCCATTTGGTATAAAACTTGTTCAATTTCCATTGCAGTAAATGCTTGTATGAGGCTGTTGTCTGCGAGGTGATCTTCGTTTTTAACTGCTAtaactttttatttcccttctggtttgttttctttgtctAAAAGATCAACTCAAGGTGTATACGAAATTCCATTAGCCTTATAACTCAGCCTTCCTACTTAAGGtaatttatttctatttcattCACTTTAGATTACGACAAAGAAAGTTGGAAGCTTAATTTTGCACTGCTAAACTATTTTGAAGTACAATGTCAGGATTTGATGAGAAGCTGCCGGCTAAAAATCTTGTCATCACCGAATCTACGGGTGATTCAGGTGATAACGAGCTTGCTGACCATGACTTCATTGGAGAGTATGCAGATGATCTTAATCCTCTGGGTCTTGCAATTGCAAAGCCAGATGATAAGCACAGATACAGAAGTGTGAGTACCAGGCCACCATTGGTGTGCTATCTAATTCTTTTGGTTGAATTTGCTGAGAGGGGTTCCTATTACGGTACCCAAGGTATTCTCAATAACTTCATTATGAGACCGCTTCCAGAGGGATCCACTACCGGTAGAGTTTTTCATGATAATGATTCTGCAGGTGCACTTGGTATGGGTATTCCTGCGGCAAACGGTTTGACTATGCTTTTGCAGTTCATGGCCTATGTCATGCCATTGTTTGGTGGTTATCTTGCCGATGCAAAGCTTGGTAAATTCAAGGCCATCATGATTGGTGTTTGGATTGGTTTGCTTTCACATATTCTCTTCGTTATTGCTGCCATTCCAAGTGTTATCGCTCAGGGACATGCTGTCGTGGCCATTGTGTTCGCAATTTTGTCTCTTTCGGTTGGAACTGGTTTTATTAAGCCAAACTTGCTTCCTCTTCTATTAGATCAATATCCGTATAGATGTGACGTTTTGCAGAAGCTACCTACAGGTGAGGTTGTTTACGTTGATAGAAACAGATCCATGGAAACCATCACTATGACATTCTATTGGAGTATTAATATTGGTGCCTTTTTGGAGATTGCAACTTCTTATTCAGCAAGGGATGTTGGCTACTGGTTAGCTTTCTTGTGTCCTGGAATTATGTACTTGATTGTCTGCATAATTATGGTTATTACAGGTCCTCGTTTAAGAAAGGAAGATCCTCAAGGTTCTATCTTAACTAACGTCTGTAAGGTTCTTCGCGTCTGTTTCCGTGGAAATTTCCTTAAGAGATTGACCCACAAGGAATTCTGGCATTATGCTTATCCTACCAACATGGTTGCACGTGGTGAGAAGTTctttgttgaaaagaagagcaagCCTATTACTTGGACGGATCAGGATGTCACTGATTTTCACATTACATTTTCCAGTTGTGTTATGTTCTTGTACtggattttcttcaatctAAATGATGGAGGTCTAGGAAGTTCGCTTAATGCCCAAGCTGGTGCTAtgacaacaaaaaatgtgCCTAATGACTTGTTCAATAACTTCAATCAAATCACCATTGTTGTTCTCATCCCAATTTTAAACCGTATCGTTTACCCACTTTTATACAAGTATcacatcaacttcaaaatcACTTACAAGATCTTCCTTGGCTTTATGTTGGGAGTTATTTCttctgttgttgctgctaTTCTCCAATGGAGGGTCTATGAGACGAGTCCTTGTGGATACTATGCTTCTGATTGTGAAAAAGGTGTTTCTCCAATCTCTGCTTGGTTTGATGTGATTGTCTATGCTTTAGTGGCTGCCGGTGAGTGCTTTTGTTACACGGAGGCTTATGAATTGGCATACACCAGAGCACCTGAAAAGTCTAAGGGTTTGGTGATGGCCTTGTTCTTATTAATGAATGCCTTTTCTGCTGCCATTTCCGAAGCAGTTAGTGGTGCGCTTGTGGATCCATGGTTGATATATCCTTTTGCTGCTATTGCCATTGCTGGATTTATTGCAGCAgttatctttttgattaGCTACTGGAATTTGGATAAAATTATCCATGCAGAACAGGAAGCTAAGGAGAAGTCTAGAAAACgggaagatgatgaaaagaaattatcaacaacaaacaGTATTCGGACCGCTGCTGAGGTTGCTTCAGTCACCTCCATTGCtgcataattttttttttttacttatttttatgCAGTACTTAATGGGATTTTAGTTGTGCGTATCTATCTAGctttatcaatttttcGAAGGCTCAAGTTTGTAGAcagtgtatttttttttcacatgATGATAATAAGGAAGGCTCGCTTAATTAATTTAGGCTCCCGATCTGTGACATCAgttttttgaaagaaaaaaaataacttAAGTCCGAGGGTAGGACAGTGGTTTTGACATTATTTGCAGGACTTTAAAGGTTGATATCTCCTTAAATGAAGGGttaatttaaaatataattaCAGTAATAGAATGGTATTGATAACTAGTTAATGACTAGCGAAAGCAAATAGTTTAATAATGCATATCAATGTAATTCAATGTAATTTCAACCAATATGTTAGAACAGCTCGCGCTTCAGAAgaaatacttcaaatacCAGTAGACAACGTAAAAACAAATCtagaataaaattaaataattaatatatCATTCGATAGCAAATGATAGTGGGAATATGATGCTTGTTTTAGTTTTTAATTACCATGAATAATTATGGCGAAACAAGAACTTATTGACCAGTTTTGGGacttttgaagaattggGCATCTTCACGCCAAAAGCTCggtaataaaaaaaaaagtcgaCATGGTAGGAAATTCTTAAGACTGAATGATCGGTGataaatcatttttttggaaaaaaaaggtgttCGAAACACCGATACTCTAATTTTTATGACGCGGCATAATGTGGCGGTGAAATTTAAAGTACAATATCCGCAGtcctattttatttttttttttttgcatcctGTCCACCGaaagtttttcttttcatccgCCACACTACTTATGTATTCCCCTATTGTCATAATAGCCGCCACAAATATATTCCTTTAAGGGCTGGCTGGTCCACAATTATGAATGGATAATAGTGTCACAAATTATAATCGGAGGAAAGCATAGATATTTGGCATTTATAATATAAGGCCAAAGTTGCGTTTTTCACAAATAAAAGTATTCATTCTACGGACCGCGAACACTTCACTGTTCggtatatatttatattttcacCCGCTTGTTTCTATTCTCTTGCGACTCTTCTgctgtttgtttgtttctttcacccgtaaataaaaatttagtataattatttatatGAGTACGCTAACGCTGTTCTATACCAAAACCTCTATTGAGTCTGTTGGCAACTGCGATTAAAGTTTTTAGCATTCTATAATTATATCTGTTTCCAATTTGGCATAATAGAAGGCTTAAAAGCTCACTTTCCTTAAGTCTTACTTGTTCGTACAGAAGGTCTATGATCACTAattcattaaatttttaatCATATAATATACAACTTCTGATACACAGCTTCTGAGCTTACAACTTGTCATTATGGGCGTTGCTTCTTACATTGACTCGCTCGAGCCATCTCATCACAGATCTTATAGAATTTACCACTTCTTATGGCATAAAGTGTGGCTAGCCTATTGGttttattttgttcttGCTATTTTTATAATAATTGCAAGATGGGCCCCAAATTTCGCCAGATCTGGTGGTCTCATAAGAGGAGAATATTCTATTGGTTATGGTGCAGTTGCCGTGATTTTTTTAGGATCCGGTCTCTCTATGAAGACTAAGGATTTACTTCAAAACGTTTTTCACTGGAGAGCGCACTTGATTGTTTTATCTTTGGAATTTTTAATCACATCCTCTATAATGTACGGTTTTGCTTGTGCAATTAAGGCCGCGAACAACCCTAGAATATCACTTTGGATGCTTGTTGGAATTATTGTTAGTGCTTGCTGTCCAACAACTGTTAGCTCGAATGTCGTCATGACCCGGAAGGCTGATGGAAATGTTTATTTAACGCTTTGTGAAGTTTTCTTTGGTAATATTCTTGGGGCCTTCATTACTCCGTCAATGGTTCAATTGTATACCCGTGGTACTTGGTCATTTGCAAATCCTGCGAATGGGACTTCTTTTGGACATGTTTTTGCAAGTGTCATGAAACAAATTGGATGTTCCGTTTTTATTCCGTTGTTCGTTGGTCAGATAGCACAGAATTTTATCCCGAAAATTGCCCAAAAGGTATCTTCGGTGTtgaaattttgtaaatCTGGTTCTGTTATGCTTCTCTTGATCATGTTTTCGTCATTTTCAACAGCATTTTACCAGCATTCCTTTACAGAAGTTTCACATGCATCCATCATTATGTTatgtttcttcaactttggAATATACATGTTTTTCACGGTTATATGTTTTATAATGTCCAGACCTGCATTTCTCTTACgcatttttaaaagagaaCCGACTGAAAGCTCTTCATGTTTCTATAAATGGTCATATAAAATATTCAGACCATTTTATTATAACAGATCGGATACTGTGTCCGTCATGCTTTGTGGAGGTGCAAAAACTGCTGCCTTGGGTGTCTCGTTGATTACGTCGCAATATGGTAGTGATAATCCACATCTTGGCGAGTTGCTTGTTCCGATGGTTCTTTATCAAGCTGAGCAGGTCTTGGCGGCTAATATTTTGACCGGTTTCATGAAGAAATGGATTCATGCAGGCCCAGAATGGAAGAAGCAAGAATTGGAGAAGGAACTAAAGGCAGAGAGAGTCGGTAGTGATATTGAGGATACGGGTAATCAACTTCCCAGTAAgtcattgaaaaaaatagcataTGAGGAGGGTTCAAGTGAATTAGATATCTCTCTTAATTCTCCAGGGgagtcaaaaaaagagtgaCTTTGAAATAGTTGTGAAAGCTCGTGATGAATGGAATAAATAACGTTAGTTAATCGCGATTATATCTGATTCTAATTCACAACTTTGGGgtgtattttatttatgtcTTTGGTCAGATATCTCAAAAATGGCTTTTATAACTTAGTCAAATGTCATAATTTGTGGTACCACtttaatataaatgaatTGTGATATTTGTAATGTTCCATAGCGACTTCAATGCATAATTGTAAAATTCGTTAATATGTAGTCGGCATTGTCATTTTTGGGGGTCTTCcccatattttttcaaaagtaGCAAGCAACGATTTACAAGCGAGAAAGTCTTGATCTATTCATATTTATAGTAATGCTGGTTAGGTTATCGCTGGTGTATTCACTGGTTATTCATTTTCCTGCATTAAAATGCATAAGTATTACGTAAATGTTTAAAGGAGTTCGAACACTTTCTAAGtgttcaatttattttagatgaagaaattttgaaaCTGCGAGCAACTGAGGAgatcaaaagcaaaagtaTATTAGGTTAAAACTTAACATGTAGTATAATAATAGTTGACTTGATAGTTTATTGAAGTTTATATTAGAAAAAGGTTAAAGTTAATAAAGGTATGTTAATAGTACTCGATATTTCTTGTAGtacataaaatatttgtgcAGTTGAGCATACAAACAAAGGAATAATACCCTTACTTTATACAAGAGTTCCACTCGACAGTGGACGTTATAAAAATagcattattattattgagAACACAATTGTTCTAAAATAGTATTAGTTTGACAAAATAGTATTTCTAATTTCAAAAACGTAGATTCTCTCTCTTTACATAGCTGACTTCGGGGTTATAAATTGGATCCCGAAAAGCAATAGAAATTTAATGATTTCTTATgtatgttctttttctctctaTCGTATTTCATCAACGTAGTAAAACAAGAATATtggagttaagagagaccttattAATTACTCCCaggctttagctatcaaactccttctttaatagaactaataagaacctagcagtcggggagattcagacaattgtaaggtcggttacctaagtgggtggatataaatgtaccaagtggtctgtgtgataatgttaatgcctttaacattctaacaattgtgtatgtgtcaccatagaagaaaatgaatttactttctttactctgttaccatcaaaaGTGGAGTGGGACTAGTTGTATTcgttaaagttagtgttaccagatttacatagtatttcgatatttattgtgatatatataaagagtatatataaagaggatgtataatgatatacaaaagggaatatcttcactttatatagatgtagtTCTTGTattaatcagatgatataacacTATCGTCTTTCCTTTcttgaactccattgttcgagagcttcattgttttgacagaTAGATAAGAATTAAGAACaacagagataagaataagagagaagataacaagaagataaaaaaataagaaaaacaaataaaacaagtcattaaaataaatatcataatacttcaaattataaacatatacaagggggtgcttttatctatatcctaatgaatacaaactagttgattatttcattatagATTACTTCCgcacttacttaaattacatcataacattctaaaaacattattttacaacatacaatacttcatcttttagtggtttgattcaacacttcaaaacaaacacacaaatcactttgtacttacataatctaaaataatttaggttcaaaccaaagcagaccCCATACGACAGCTGTAAGGGGTCAAACCAAGCGcatattggtttaaagccagataaaatattaatgaattcatttacctGATTAGGTAACacggaaagatataaatagtttccgaaataatttatgagaagcgcgaataagaaataaagcgtaCTGAAAGGATAGTGACCCGAAggacaataagaaagagctacATCGGAATAAGCTGACTAATATTCGTGTGGCGActgcatatgcaaaacaacaggtttttgcatgatcgcgggttatgctgaattcacataatgtgatgttcccaaacaggatggattcctctttggcatataatttgttattgtatgaaattggaagagaaatggaagaagtgtcattctccatttaatataaatatgcgccCTTGCCCTCCTTTGATACAGAGGCAAGGttagattatgatttagttatttttctagaaagggagattgaaaagataagCTATTagatagaataatgaatgaatagaaTGATTCATAGAGAGCTatgagataagagatatgaaaggatacgagaagtatcagataacaatcttattaatctattatatatctttagacggatttggtaatcatctaaagaatccttatacttcaggttaaaaaaaataatattttgttaccttcagtccgaccATTTACAACAGCAAGAAGTGGTCCCTTGGCCCAGTTGGTTAAGGCATCGTGCTAATAACGCGAGGATCAGCAGTTCGACCCTGCTAGGGACcattatttttgaagatttttttttaatctgATAAGTTAGTTCCTTTTTAGTCGCGCCTACGAAATAACCATCTTTAACCtttatgaaaagaaagaagcatcAAAGATATagaataaaggaaaagatgaacacgcttaaatatttataattaTTGCAACTGAGGTTTGCTTGGCCATAAAACAAGAGATGGATTATATATGCATTCATTTGCCGCTAACTGTACATTTCCTCCAAATGATTTCTCATCTAAGAGAACAAATAAGAATCCAGCAGTTCGGATGTTTCAGATAAGGTCAGCTATTTGATATCAATGAACATAAATAAAGGTAAATGTATATAGTGGTGCATGTAACTGTATTATTGCCTGTAACATCTTAACCGTTGTGCTTGTCATtgtagaaagaaaataaaattatcaTTTTGTTACCATCAGAATAGGGTCAACCTAGTGATGAACCCATTGATACTTGCATCTATATAAAACTATCCCGCCTTGATTTATTCCAATAAAACATCCCTCACAAAgatcaaatttatttaagCATGAGCATTTTCCCTTTTACATTTtctatattttattatttgtcACCTTTACT
It includes:
- the RCH1 gene encoding Solute carrier rch1, translated to MGVASYIDSLEPSHHRSYRIYHFLWHKVWLAYWFYFVLAIFIIIARWAPNFARSGGLIRGEYSIGYGAVAVIFLGSGLSMKTKDLLQNVFHWRAHLIVLSLEFLITSSIMYGFACAIKAANNPRISLWMLVGIIVSACCPTTVSSNVVMTRKADGNVYLTLCEVFFGNILGAFITPSMVQLYTRGTWSFANPANGTSFGHVFASVMKQIGCSVFIPLFVGQIAQNFIPKIAQKVSSVLKFCKSGSVMLLLIMFSSFSTAFYQHSFTEVSHASIIMLCFFNFGIYMFFTVICFIMSRPAFLLRIFKREPTESSSCFYKWSYKIFRPFYYNRSDTVSVMLCGGAKTAALGVSLITSQYGSDNPHLGELLVPMVLYQAEQVLAANILTGFMKKWIHAGPEWKKQELEKELKAERVGSDIEDTGNQLPSKSLKKIAYEEGSSELDISLNSPGESKKE
- a CDS encoding uncharacterized protein (BUSCO:EOG09262LI4), whose amino-acid sequence is MKIAVEGCGHGCLNKIYQAINKQKVELLIMCGDFQSVRNAADMQCLSVPPKYRRMGDFRDYYTGKKRAPVFTIFIGGNHEASNYLDELKYGGFVAPNIYYLGRTGSIWYKGLRIVGWSGIYNGGDFMKLRPESNIEYDDRRIVRSMYHYRKDDYLKMRFLKQCNKSILLSHDWPNKITEYGDTKLLLRRKPFFKKDIQHGELGSPANQELLDHLKPLYYFAAHLHVVYRAKIDWNKKRYSDGNDSSSKRVKTDLKAKNINEIELDISDLEMENGLSAIEKSEPRTQGSLSPTNFLALDKCLSGRQYVEVLNVPLTNSKHPSTQHSNPDLYLDPEYIAVMKSVNKHYKDWEGLNYEQILKPSKDFEDLVEADTVQMLKIFDELDSDEYDRLFAINEHSFVQTADPKTSIVQEYQNPQTEIFKERFS
- a CDS encoding uncharacterized protein (BUSCO:EOG09261W1K); the encoded protein is MNTLKSQLKFDHENMINGGVNRTKVMKSSIKDLKSFLYILKKQESANFFLKDIVPVLGCILDYMRYDDTRSLSLMIILTLKDAFGEIKLGNEIISILDDITTMADTRADRYASIEILGVLYSVLPNVCTNTFLKDDIMVKLLANEITFLLTSRKEQLLFDGGKNLRSILLVFSGACIDEACRKLIAKMYLGLLVKTLKVGNSTNDELELECLAGTVVIKIYKCIERKSFEKEGHALSLSFISEILINGLLSQYNHKITAYSVEGLAFLSLSPEIKRLLRKDDNFLTALIEDKFLENSNEISYGTLCIVNILTMIPSTSSEKQQSMEKLRSYAELSQMDPRTGKKLKVSRKDTKEEVIKFSTSLMKSKDLLGMISKIIKKFQTSGIIEQAIYIIHNLCNNKSIRTDVVKHGGLGILLSYLASHSDGIKYNPDTFCEMKKPIIFPQVRQKAISALAKIIMSHNPKVLFYQKFDIFTPVAFLLEEIVQYDIDTGGRVGKTPLDGLPEDQLNAIDCFEAIVALTNLTSVDEMKIKNIVLRLGWSSIYNLTLSENYQIQRTDLELLSNLMLSPMCSEKFFNWNTKSDENYQHFRRLCQLINLVDRDSQIAVLNIFANSSDYNIIGQLLCQSEFFMDHFMDVMVDKMADEEIQLHLN